In Eucalyptus grandis isolate ANBG69807.140 chromosome 4, ASM1654582v1, whole genome shotgun sequence, the following proteins share a genomic window:
- the LOC104441633 gene encoding LOW QUALITY PROTEIN: protein KINESIN LIGHT CHAIN-RELATED 1 (The sequence of the model RefSeq protein was modified relative to this genomic sequence to represent the inferred CDS: deleted 2 bases in 1 codon): MPGLVSVKTPPDAPAPRISLPDLPEIRPGPEPEPDPGPGPDPSQARLPAPQEAPSPSPSRSKFSPRKPPPESPGSAAGAGAGVPPDASLDNPDLGPFLLKLARDTIASGDGPAKALDYAIRASKSFERCTADGEPSLDLAMSLHVLAAIYCSLGRFEEAVPALERAIQVPEPGRGPDHALASFSGYMQLGDTFSMLGLVDRSIGCYEQGLKIQIEALGETDPRVGETCRYLAEAHVQAMQFDKAEELSKKTLEIHRAHSEPASLEEAADRRLMALICEAKGDYESALEHLVLASMAMIANGQDNEVAAIDVSIGNIYLSLCRFDEAVFSYQKALTVFKSSKGDSHPSVASVYVRLADLYHRTGKLRESKSYCENALRIYSKPVPGTTAEEIACGLTEISAIYESVDEPEEALKLLQKAMKLLEDKPGQQSTIAGIEARMGVMFYMIGRYEEARNSFENAVTKLRASGERKSAFFGVVLNQMGLACVQLFKIDEAAELFEEARSILEQECGPCHQDTLGVYSNLAATYDAMGRVEDAIEILEYVLKLREEKLGIANPDFEDEKGRLAELLKEAGRSRNRKAKSLENLIDPNSKRTKKEGTKRWPGLGFRI; encoded by the exons atgcCTGGCCTCGTCTCCGTCAAAACCCCGCCCGACGCGCCGGCCCCGCGCATCTCCCTCCCCGAC CTCCCCGAGATCCgacccggccccgaacccgaacCCGATCCAGGCCCAGGCCCCGACCCCTCCCAAGCCCGCCTCCCCGCTCCCCAAGAagccccctccccctccccgtCCCGCTCCAAGTTCTCGCCCCGGAAGCCCCCGCCGGAGTCGCCCGGGtccgccgccggcgccggcgccggagTCCCGCCCGATGCGTCGCTCGACAACCCGGATCTCGGGCCCTTCCTCCTCAAGCTCGCGCGGGACACCATCGCCTCCGGCGACGGCCCCGCCAAGGCCCTCGACTACGCGATCCGGGCGTCCAAGTCGTTCGAGCGGTGCACCGCGGACGGCGAGCCCAGCCTCGACCTGGCCATGAGCCTCCACGTGCTGGCGGCGATCTACTGCAGCTTGGGCCGGTTCGAGGAGGCCGTCCCGGCGCTGGAGCGCGCGATCCAAGTCCCCGAGCCCGGGCGCGGCCCCGACCACGCGCTCGCCTCTTTCTCCGGGTATATGCAGCTGGGGGACACGTTCTCGATGCTCGGTCTGGTCGATCGGTCCATCGGGTGCTACGAGCAAGGGCTGAAGATACAGATCGAGGCACTTGGGGAGACAGATCCGAGAGTGGGCGAGACTTGCAG GTACTTAGCTGAGGCCCATGTCCAAGCAATGCAGTTTGATAAAGCAGAAGAGTTGTCCAAGAAAACTCTTGAAATCCATCGGGCGCATAGTGAACCAGCATCTCTTGAAGAAGCAGCTGATCGCCGGCTCATGGCTCTAATATGTGAGGCGAAGGGAGACTATGAGTCTGCTCTCGAGCATCTTGTCCTTGCCAGCATGGCAATGATTGCAAATGGGCAGGACAATGAGGTTGCTGCAATCGATGTCAGCATCGGCAACATTTACCTTTCCCTTTGTCGTTTTGACGAGGCTGTTTTTTCTTACCAGAAGGCCCTCACTGTttttaaatcatcaaaaggCGACAGCCACCCTTCAGTCGCCTCTGTTTATGTACGTCTAGCAGATCTGTACCATCGGACAGGAAAACTGCGTGAGTCTAAATCTTATTGCGAAAATGCCCTTCGAATTTATTCCAAACCCGTGCCTGGAACTACAGCAGAAGAAATTGCTTGTGGGTTGACTGAAATTTCAGCAATTTATGAGTCTGTGGATGAGCCTGAGGAGGCGCTTAAGCTCTTGCAGAAGGCTATGAAATTGTTGGAGGACAAGCCAGGACAGCAGAGCACTATTGCAGGAATAGAGGCAAGAATGGGAGTGATGTTTTACATGATTGGGAGGTATGAAGAAGCACGGAACTCCTTTGAAAATGCAGTGACTAAACTGAGGGCCAGTGGGGAGAGGAAGTCGGCCTTCTTTGGGGTTGTATTGAACCAGATGGGATTAGCTTGTGTGCAGTTGTTCAAGATTGACGAGGCTGCTGAATTGTTTGAAGAAGCAAGGAGTATTCTTGAACAAGAGTGTGGCCCTTGTCATCAGGATACACTTGGAGTGTATAGCAATCTTGCCGCAACTTATGATGCAATGGGAAg AGTTGAGGATGCAATTGAAATCTTGGAGTACGTGCTCAAATTGAGAGAGGAAAAGCTTGGCATAGCTAATCCTGATTTTGAAGACGAGAAGGGTAGATTAGCTGAACTGCTTAAAGAAGCTGGAAGGTCTCGCAATAGAAAAGCCAAATCTCTAGAGAACCTCATCGACCCCAACTCGAAGAGGACGAAGAAAGAAGGTACCAAGAGGTGGCCTGGCTTGGGCTTTAGAATATAA